The Phyllopteryx taeniolatus isolate TA_2022b chromosome 2, UOR_Ptae_1.2, whole genome shotgun sequence nucleotide sequence GAAGGCTTGAAAACAGCGTCCAAAATTTGACGTTGTCGCTCGTTCTCCGCTTTTGTacgacaaagttcctcctcgtactctgctatTGTTCTTTGGAACACTACAAATATTTCGTCAACGGCCGCACTTAGTCGCTGATTCAGCAACGCTCTCAGCATTTgcactttgcacattttcacacgacaaTCACAACACTTTCCACTCACACTCGACCTCTTTGTTCACAGCGAGCAAGCTAAGCTAATCTTGAGGGGCCTTCAGGCggtcaggaaaaaaacaacaactatgttTTACAGTGTTATACCAAATATAAACACATTCTGAATACAGAAGAAAAGACCCAGCAATGAACGCATTAACAGGGACATTGGTTTTCTCAATGCTAATGTTCATCCTcagccatttttcttctttgtttcttttttgcagcttcttcttcgtttgtgtacCGGCGGTTTACAAACTGTATTAGTGCGTTACCGCCACCCAGTGATTTTCAATAGTACTGCTTCAGTTTGCATCGACATGaaacatccagccatccattttccgtaccgtttatcccacactagggtcccgggcgtgctggccCCTAAAttagctgactccgggcgaaaggcggggtacaccctggattggtcgccagccaatcgcgaggcacatagaaacaaaaaacagtcgcactcacattcacacctacggcaaatTGAGATACTGAAAAAGCTTCACTTTTTATATTCTTTTTCTAGTCGTTAtccacagatatgcaaataaatGTCTCATAATGTTATCTTTTACTTTAATTTGCTATTTTGTTCACTTCATATTTATACTcttcatatttacattttgagttgaaaatccatccatccatccattttctgagccgcttctcctcactagggtcgcgggcatgctggagcctatcccagctatcatcgggcaggaggcggggtacaccctgaactggttgccagccaatcgcagggcacacagaaacaaacaaccatttgcgctcacagtcatgcctatgggcaatttagagtctccaattaatgcatgtttttgggatgtgggaggaaaccggagtgcccggagaaaacccacgcaggcacggggagaacatgcaaactccacacaggcagggccggggattgaacccgggtcctcagaactgtgaggctgacgatctaaccagtcgccaccgtgccgccctgagttgaaaatatttcattaaaatagttcatttattttcacgATTTCCCACaataaaaaacaagttttatttAATCCAGAATGTTTCCTGACAGCTTTGTGAGGGTCGTTTTGACACAGATCTGTCTTATTTTTCTCCTATATTATCAAATTTGCTTTGTCATATcttcttgattttatttttaattattacttCGGCTTCTGCTTTTCCTATACTACTGTTAATTTGATTGTtcaatttttgctttgactaaTGACCCACTAATTAATTTCCCATGATTCCTAACTGTGATTCCAGATAAATTAATACGCTGTTCACTGAATATCAAGGTTGAGAAACCATCTGTTAGGCTCAAGTTTAAACTGTTTAAGGCAAGAAAGTGGAGGACCCAATTGCAGAGAGGCAAGGCGGGAGTGCCAGAATCTCAAAAAAGGACTTACAaaacctccccaaaaaaacGAAACCAAATATCATTGAGGCAAAaagctaaattaacaaagtccaaaatctaaatataaagattaaacaaaaaaaaacatacaactaAACATATATTCTTATGGGTAAACATTTAATGTAATAGgtcattatgaagtgtaaaatagcTAATTTAAGAGAATTATATTCTGAGATcttttatacatattttgttttatgaaaattaACAATTGAGATGGTGAATCAAAGCAGTAATCATTACAGATGATTGGGTGGCGGTAATGCAGTACCGTCATAGTTTGCAAACCgccattaaacacaaaaaggaCAATCCGGACCCACACTCCCTTTCAAAAGATGGCGCTAATGCAACAAAAGTTGTTTGCCAACCGCCAAAAGAAAGtcgaaaaaagaagaaagacgAAACGCGGAAGTTAGCAAGAGATCACGGGGAAGACGTGTAGTGAGCTTGTCAAGTATGTTTACGCTTTTGCTATTTTGTCGGTGCCATTCATTGTATGTGGTAAGCACAGCAAACGTCCCTAAATAATCCCTTCAAAACTCGTCTCGGTACACTTTGAAGCTTATCGACTTATTTTAGTTTAGTTGGCTTGTTGCAAACAAAGTGACGCGGAAGTAAGCAAAACGTcgcgaaagtgtgtgtgtgtgagagagagagagagagagagagatagtgATAGTGATAGTGTAGTGATTGTGCGACAAGTATGACAACACCATACGAGGAGAAACTTTCACCAACAAAAGACAACGAGCgacaacgtcaactactggacgctgtttTCAAGCCCCAAGATGAACCACACCGAGCAGGTAAATGTGTTCACTCATTATAGTAGTGATGGCGTGATGAAGCATCGTAACACTTCTgccattggttcgagtaatggttcatttcttgatgcttcatatgtgcacacgaaaccacctgctggccatgtgcataatcgcaggcagtcccctccaaaggtattggaacaggaaggtcaatgcctttgtttttgttgtctattgaagacatttgggtttcagatgaatatgaatatgagacaatagTTCAGAGTTCCAGCTTTtaattcatggtatttacatctgcatatgttaaacaactcagaacagagcaccttttgtttggaagaccaactcgagcaatggattaatgagcaaagaacagccgggagaagcgtctctacagtcaccatttgactgagggcaataacgcttgcagaagaaatgaaaattgaacattttcaaggaggtccgtcttggtgctttcgttttatgaaacggcgccatctatccatctgggCAAAGACTactgtggcgcagcaacttccggcggattacaaggaaaactggccatcttccgctcctactgcagtaaaaagattgccgacaaacacatccacccCAACTACATCACCTACATGGAGAGGTGctgctcactttcgacatcccgttgaaccacactgtagagaagaaggggaccaccacagtagcgatacgcacaacggggcacgagaagtcggcttttactgttgtgcttggttgccatggtaatgggcagaaactgccacctatggtgatttttaagaggaagacgctgcctaaaaaaagtttccagccaaagtcatcgttaaggccaatcaaaagggctggatggacgaggagaaaatgagagagtggctgagtgaggcgtgtgtgtgtgtatatatatatatatatatatatatataaatacacacacaggcacacacgtgtgtataatatatatacacacacacgtgtgtgtataatGTTAATGTGtgatgagtttgtgtgtgtgctttgggATCATACCTTGAGATGTATTTATAGTTTAAACCAGTGCTGTCAAAATTAAGGACGTCGCAAGccaaactgaatatttttttaaaatttactctcatttttcatgttttcccttctctccagatATGTAATGTTAAACCTTTTCATATGAAAACAAACTTAACTGAATCTGGAGTAAGCAGATTTTATTATCAacacatgagaaatcaaatGTGCAATATAAGACACATTTGTTTCTCATTTAAATAGATACAATTTGTAGATCTGAAATCTAAAATCTGTTGTGAACAGATAATCTCCCTCCCACCTTTCTTGAAAGCTCCTGTTTCTcatcttttgtttggccatGATTGAGGAGGGGAGGTGTAAATTTGCCCGAGGAGATTGGTAGCATAGTTGCGAATGACTGCACCAGAAAAGCAGAAGGTGCTTACCGGTCTCGAATGATgagccaacacactagcaaagcattctgggatttgtagttTTAGCGGCACATGCGCTATGTTCTGGCGGGCCAACATACATTTGATATTGTTTCGTGTTTCGTAATTACAGTTTTACATGTGGTTTCAACTATTAACCTAAGCAATTATATACATCTTTAGGGCCGCATCATCTACttgtgttcttttttatttattttgctattCACTGCATTATCCCCTCTGAGTAACGAGGGATTACTAAAAtggcaattattttgtttttttaatggctcttttttcaattaatcctCCTGCAGGATACTCCTCTTTGGCACCGTAATAATAAAGTATGAGTTGGCTGAGCAaagcttgactttttttgtgtgtcccgCCACAGATATCAGTAAAGAAGATCAGCCGGAGTGGCGCTCCAGGGAAGAGCAGCAGGAGCAAGAGCCCCACCACgtaaaggaggaagaggaggaggctgaTATCACAAAGCTGCCATTTAATCGTGTAattgtgaagagtgaagatgatgaAGACAAAGGTCAACGTGAGGAGAACAGGGTGAAGCCTCAGAGCAGCGGTttaagtcaacacatgacatcAGAGAGTGATGGAGAGCACTgcggaggatcacaagcagataGTGACGACACAGCGTACTCTCCGGACACTGATAATGAAGGTGATGCGACATGTCACATGGACAAGAAAAGCTCAAAGTGTTCTCGGTGTGGGAAAACCTTTGGAAACAGCTATTATTTGAAAAGACACTTGAggacccacactggagagaaaccgttCCTCTGCATGGtctgtggtaaaagattcttgATAAAAGGACATATGATTATACACAATAGAATACACACCGGAGAAAAACCTTATTCCTGCTCAGTGTGCCACAAAAGTTTTTCTCATCAATCAGCATTTATTCGACACAAAAGGACACACACCAGCGAGAAGCCTTTTACTTGCTCAACATGTGGTAAAAGTTTCACTCTGGGGGAAAGCTTGAAAACGCACAAAAGAActcacactggagagaaaccatATTCCTGTCGAGTCTGCAACAAAGGCTTTTATGATCGCTCAGCATTTGTTCGACACACAAGGATACACACTGGCGAGAAGCCTTTTACCTGTTCAGTGTGTGGCATCCAATTAGCGCAAAAGTCACATTTAACTAcgcacatgagaacacacactggtgagaaagtATTcagttgcagtgtgtgtgatCAAAGATTCTCTTACAAGTATCAAGTTGACAAACATAGGTGTGCTGGTGAAGAACAGCAGCAGTAAATACGGGTCTTTAAATACACTTGAAGACTTTGAATTTGGGCGGTGTGGTGGCCAACTCTGCTACagcgttctgaggacccggtttcaaattggccacgcctgtgtggcatttgcatgtactcaccgtacctgcgtgggttttctacaagTACTCTGGACTTTTCATTTCGGCAACTAGTTTTGTTGCGATTCAAAATTGAAATCACGGGTGAATGGTGTTGTAACGTCACAGATGTAAAGCTCAATCAGTAAGGCCTATCATTGCTAACACCCCCATTGATTGACCATTGCCATTTACAGTAAGTAGCCACACTCTTTCCTTTACGTTttcccctttttgtttttattatcgCAACAGTGACCAGGGCAGTTCGCTTGTTCCTTGACAATCGTGCCATGTTTTTTgcagttcaataaaaaaataatacagttcaGGAAATGAGGAGGCCTTTAACGTTTCCCAATAAGAACACAAAGATTTTCCATTGCAGTGTGTCAGTAGGTATGCGATGGGCAGGTCACAGACAACAAAGGGACTGATTGAATTACCCGATGATACAGAGAAAGCTGTGTCAGAATACATCAAAGGAATTGTGTTTTCTTGCCATTTGTATCCTGATGTATCTGATGGAGTATAATTGTTCTGGATTATTAAAGACCTGTGATTGACGGGCAACCTGTCTATGGTGTACTCCACCTGTGCATTTCTCCGAAAGTTTAAATGTCCTTAGAAAGTGAGTGAAAACAATAAAGCAGGCAATGTACACTATCCTGCTATAGGTTATGGAAACAACACTCATTCTACTATAGTAGTAGGAAGAAAGGATACAGttttcaaaagaagaaaaacatcctCTTATATGGttgtaaatatatactgtagtatgaAGATGTAATGGTAGGAGTAGCAGTGAGcctgataaaaaaaatcaagatggTCACATTGGGTGCaagattattttgttttgtgtgtggtaCTGTGTCCTGTTATAATCCAATATTGTGTGTAACAATGCAAGCATGCAATGCATTTTGTTCATCTCATGATTTGTAATCGTTTTAGAATAAGCATTGACAGGAATTCATGAGACTGAATTAAAACCGCATTTATGTTATGTTAGATGATGTAACACAAGACATTTTTCCTCATCTGCAAAGAAGTTTAATTCTCTCCCACTGATGTGTCTGCAAAATGAAAGCAACAAGGACATGAGTCCACTGTCGGGGTTTGGTGTGAAGACAGAGGAGGTGCAAGAGAAGTGTTTGAATGtttctactgtattttcacgaccatagggggCACCGTATTTTGTTAAAGTGGaagattttttattaaaaataaataaaaatgtttttttccactgctgCAACGCCTGAATTTCCTATGTGTGTGatagtcatatatatatatatacacacacatatatatatacacacatatatatatatacatatgtatataatatatatatatgtatataatatatatatatatgtatatatatatatacatatatatatatgtgtgtgtgtatatatatatatatatatgtgtatatctatatataaatatatatatgtgtatatatatgcatatatatatatatatatgtgtgtgtatatatatatatgtgtgtatatatgtatatgggtgtatatgtatatgtgtatatatatatatatatatatgtatgtatatatatgtgtatatatatatatgtgtgtgagtatatataaatatgtgtgtgtatatatatatatgtgtgtgtgtgtatatatatatatgtatatatatatatacatatatgtatatgtttatatatatgtgtatatatatatatatgtgtgtgtgtatatatatgtatatatatatatgtatgtatatatatgtgtacgtatatatatatataagtatatatatatatatatatgtgtatatatgtgtctatatatgtatgtatatatatgtgtgtgtgtatatatgtatgtatatgtgtgtatatatatatatgtatgtatatgtgtgtatatatgtatatgtgtgtgtatatatatatatatatatatatatatatgtatatgtaagaaaaaataaaaactgaaatatcacacagccataagtattcagaccctttgctgtgacactcatgtatttaactcgggtgctgtccatttcttctgatcatactTAAGATGGTTCCtcgccttcattggagtccagctgtgtttgattctcctgattggacttgattaggaaagccacacacctgtctatataagacactgcatgtcagagcaaatgagaatcgtgaggtcaaaggaactgcctgaagatctcagagacagaattgtggcaaggcacagagctTGCCAAGGgtacaaaaaatattctgctgcacttaaggtccCTAAGAGCACATTGGCCTCCATAATGCTGatatggaagacgtttgggacgatcagaactcttcctagagctggccgtccggccaaactgtgCAATTGGGGGAagagagccttggtgagagaggtaaagaagaacccaaagatcactgtggctgagctccagagatgcagtcgggagaggggggaaagttctagaaagtcattCATTGCAGCCCttcaccagtcggggctttatggcagagtagcctgacggaagcctctcctcagtgcaagacacatgaaagcctgcatggagtttgctaaaaaaacacctggaagaatccaagatggtgagacataagattatctggtctgatgagatcaagatagaacattttggccttaaatctaagtggcatgtgtggagaaaaccaggcattgctcatcacctgtccaattcagtcccaacagtgaaaatggtggtggcagcatcatgctgtaggtgtgtttttcagctgcagggacaagggtaccggttgcaatcgaaggaatgatgaatgcggccaagtacagggatatcttgcacgaaaaccttctccagagggctcagaacctcagactgggccaaaggttcaccttcaaaaaagacaatgaccctaagcacacagctaaaataacgaaggagtggcttcagaacaactcctgACTTAAACCCCATTGAGCATCTCctgaaagacctgaaaatggctgtccaccaatgttcaccatccaacctgacagaactggagagggtctgccaggaggaatggcagaggatccccaaatctaggtgtgaaaaacttgcatcattcccaaaaagactcatagctgtattagctcaaaagggtgcttctactaaatactgagcaaagggtctgaatatttagggctgggtgatagttcagtttttctctttgaataaatctgcaaaattcaacagttccatttttttctgtcaatatgggatgctgtgtgtacattaaagagcgaaaaaatgaacttgaatgatttaagcaaatggcttcaatataacaaagagtgaaaagtttaagggggtctgaatactttccgtccccactgtatatattttaaaaaatgtgaatcaACGTAATGACACCTCCACACCTGCGGGAGGCAGTAATGCTGTAGAATGTTAATCTACCGGAAATGAAAAATAAGACAAGAAAAGACGTTGCGTTAAATTCATTCCGTCCCTGTTCGTTATTAattgtacatttgtatttcGTATGACACACTCAGCGACTAATTTTACTCTAATCATCTTTTGCGGATAAACTCGTCTCTGTGCAGGTTGAAGCCTGTCCTGCAAACTTATGAACACTGCTAGGCTAGCGGCGAAGTTAGCAACACACACGCCAACTGAGATCAAGTATCCGTGTGAAGTGTTGCGATAGCGTGAACAATGTGTGAAAGAACTACAGTAAAGCACGAGGAGGAACTTTCTCGAACACAAGTCTACAACGACCGACAACGACTGGACGCTGTTTTCAAGCCTCAAGGTTTGTTCACTTGCGTCTTTCATCAGTTTCCATTTTGTCGGAAACACTTATACGGTAAAACGgaattgtgctgtttttttgtagCACTTTTACAAGAATACGCATCAGGGGTGGCATATAACAAAGGCCAGATGTCAAGTTAATTTGGAACCGCCTTGATCCACGCTCCTCTGAGAGCCTGGTTATGAGAACAACCGGAGCGAGCAGTGACAAATATTTGGCGAAATGAAGCGTCattcttgtttattttcaagtggatttaaaataaagtcaaagatGATCAACACTGTAGACCGGGGTTATCAAACTCACTCCACCTCCCACGCtcaggggcgggtagtgggtgctggggGCGGGGGAGGCGTAGTTTGTGCTGCGGGTCTGGGAGGGATGGCCCTCGCCCTCTTCGTCGatggttgtccggcctaatgggcccgacctgcaggagccatgcctcctattcactcacttagcacacactcacaccatccatccattttctgagccgcttctcctcactagggtcgagggcgtgctggagcctgtctcagctatcatcgggcaggaggcggggtacaccctgaagccaatcgcaaggcacatataaacaaacaaccattcacactcacattcacacctacgggcaatttagagttgtcaattaacctaccatgcatgtttttgggatgtgggaggaaaccagagttcccggagaaaacccatgcaggcacggggagaacatgcaaactccacacaggcggggcgtgTGGagcggtgggtggggtgggggtgttggCTGTGGccgtggcattgggtccctgtggctcccaccgggtggccagttgtcggggcgcctcggtggggccgggggaccgccctgggtcccttggtgtgggacgtgtcccgtccaccgggctgctctcgggggGACACCTGCGCCttatcccgcccctcgattgattgtgTGGAGTCCTCAACCatcgcggtgcggccacagcaattacaggacacttttgtcagtctttgtgcatgtaaaacggtatcaaatcacttgcatgtatccacagacacacacccctaggactctttcactgggtgtggggtcacgcacttactgcgacaaataactaatgaatatgcaaatcgcttgtgtatcccctcacttatactcttgtcctgtagacttttataattcacataattaatgccaccacacttcagttgtacagtcgggttcacgacccatgcttcttctcctgtccttgtcctgttctatctagtccagtccttccctcacagggtgtagcactacagccccatgcaacactcatatttaatgtttcattgttgcagataatataatgatttacttctctcatcctgtttacaattagtgctttgtcttttttttctctttcccttctagaaactttgttctgttcgactgatcaagtctgattctcaataaacctcaattataataccacaagCGGAAgcctaaaaactccactgtgacacagtaaaactgttccggcatgaaagggatacagattttccattctgcttgacttaacagccgaacaggacaaaaaaaaaaagtttacattgTTCGacagcgcctacctgaggaaaGGAGATGGAATAGGTGGTGGTAAATTTTAtgctaattgtttattttttatcatttacatgAGGTGGATCAAGCAGCAGTGGGGTTGTTCATGGCTGGTCATCTGCTGACTGGGAACCCACAAAAGTCGCACATGCACGcacccacgcaagcacacacgcacgcacacac carries:
- the LOC133472131 gene encoding gastrula zinc finger protein XlCGF17.1-like, with translation MTTPYEEKLSPTKDNERQRQLLDAVFKPQDEPHRADISKEDQPEWRSREEQQEQEPHHVKEEEEEADITKLPFNRVIVKSEDDEDKGQREENRVKPQSSGLSQHMTSESDGEHCGGSQADSDDTAYSPDTDNEGDATCHMDKKSSKCSRCGKTFGNSYYLKRHLRTHTGEKPFLCMVCGKRFLIKGHMIIHNRIHTGEKPYSCSVCHKSFSHQSAFIRHKRTHTSEKPFTCSTCGKSFTLGESLKTHKRTHTGEKPYSCRVCNKGFYDRSAFVRHTRIHTGEKPFTCSVCGIQLAQKSHLTTHMRTHTGEKVFSCSVCDQRFSYKYQVDKHRCAGEEQQQ